A single genomic interval of Aythya fuligula isolate bAytFul2 chromosome 28, bAytFul2.pri, whole genome shotgun sequence harbors:
- the DCST1 gene encoding E3 ubiquitin-protein ligase DCST1 → MNLSETRKVQLTCGLAGVTALGWATSPHIRCASLLVAPKFLGKEGRVFVLSFVLAAIYNGPVANVWHNLDEVIRAVGCVTELQVNHSRHLWRVSTVPLRMVMEDMVRGGQKLDAETQNISRAFVELNEEVASEEGYDLKQGEHTDSQAGLSTQKLYEMKTKLRCTYVVDQAMQRCRDWFDKKHKACMALIVVPLISHLLCLPMKFKFLCHIVKVMHSWCWDRIPVEGNFGQMYDMLNNSINNLSQHFSAKVVVQEEHHEMLVGINVSGEQIVEEVTSQIRQHSARLGQAFSFFRLLLSFTFLLVFISAFSYTKKYCQDICFDNLYITTYFRQIDARRKKQNKRTLLPLRRAEIPTVIFPCHLAMQPRELQSVVLELLECIPPLLLLLLAWGLDHTLYTMLSIIHQHSFVQYSFRSSHHLSVHVTGTSLMARLLRSTIGSLNTSSDTELETSNFVCLPQPRGMTQQQYIDSCLPLAVLVLLCLLQVYMYRLRRAIAAFYFPKREKSRVLYLYNKLLRQRHCFVRLQRKRIARRARRYPALGTSLLEWCCRRWPRLRRWVRRPCTVCGEPESPQDHQACPSPACGATYCGPCWRDVGRVCPACTPGDHGLSEDSSEEQEGYAA, encoded by the exons ATGAACCTCTCGGAGACGCGCAAGGTGCAGCTGACGTGCGGGCTGGCAG GGGTGACTGCGCTGGGCTGGGCCACGTCCCCGCACATCCGCTGCGCCAGCCTGCTGGTGGCCCCCAAGTTCCTGGGCAAGGAGGGTCGGGTCTTCGTCCTCTCCTTCGTCCTTGCTGCTATCTACAACG GGCCCGTGGCCAACGTGTGGCACAACCTGGACGAGGTGATCCGCGCGGTGGGCTGCGTGACGGAGCTGCAGGTCAACCACAGCCGCCACCTCTGGCGGGTGTCCACGGTGCCGCTGCGCATGGTGATGGAGGACATGGTG CGTGGTGGGCAGAAGCTGGACGCCGAGACGCAGAACATCTCGCGCGCCTTCGTGGAGCTCAACGAGGAGGTGGCCAGCGAGGAGGGGTACGACCTGAAGCAGGGCGAGCACACGGACTCGCAGGCCGGGCTCAGCACCCAGAAGCTGTACgaaatgaaaaccaaactgCGCTGCACCT ATGTGGTGGACCAGGCCATGCAGCGGTGCCGGGACTGGTTTGACAAGAAGCACAAGGCTTGCATGGCGCTTATCGTCGTGCCCCTCATCAGCCACCTCCTCTGCTTGCCCATGAAGTTCAAGTTCCTCTGCCACATCGTCAAGG TCATGCACAGCTGGTGCTGGGACAGGATCCCTGTCGAGGGCAACTTTGGGCAGATGTACGACATGCTGAACAACTCCATCAACAACCTCAGCCAGCACTTCAGTGCCAAAGTGGTCGTACAG GAGGAGCACCACGAGATGCTGGTGGGCATCAACGTGTCCGGGGAGCAGATCGTGGAGGAGGTGACCTCGCAGATCCGGCAGCACAGCGCCCGCCTGGGCCAGGCCTTCTCCTTCTTCcgcctgctgctctccttcacCTTCCTCCTCGTCTTCATCTC GGCGTTCTCCTACACCAAGAAGTACTGCCAGGACATCTGCTTTGACAACCTCTACATCACCACCTATTTCCGCCAGATCGATGCCCGTCGCAAAAAGCAG aACAAGCGGACGCTGCTGCCACTGCGCCGGGCGGAGATCCCCACCGTGATCTTTCCGTGCCACCTGGCCATGCAGCCCCGCGAGCTGCAGAGCgtg gtgctggagctgctggagtgCATCCcgcccctgctcctgctgctgctcgcctGGGGCCTGGACCACACGCTCTACACCATGCTGAGCATCATCCACCAGCACTCCTTCGTGCAGTACTCCTTCCGCA gcagccacCACTTGTCCGTGCACGTGACGGGCACGTCCCTGATGGCTCGGCTCCTGCGGAGCACCATCGGGTCCCTGAACACCTCCTCCGACACGGAGCTGGAGACGTCCAACTTCG TCTGCctgccgcagccccggggcatGACGCAGCAGCAGTACATAGacagctgcctgcccctggccgtgctggtgctgctgtgcctgctccaGGTCTACATGTACCGCCTGCGCCGCGCCATCGCCGCCTTCTACTTCCCCAAG CGGGAGAAGAGCCGCGTGCTCTACCTCTACAACAAGCTGCTGCGGCAGCGGCACTGCTTCGTCCGCCTGCAGAGGAAGCGCATCGCCCGGCGGGCACGCCGCTACCCAGCCCTG gggacGTCCCTGCTGGAGTGGTGCTGCCGGCGCTGGCCGCGACTGCGCCGCTGGGTGCGCCGGCCGTGCACGGTGTGCGGGGAGCCCGAGTCCCCCCAGGACCACCAGGCCTGCCCCTCACCTGCCTGTGGTGCCACGTACTGCGGGCCCTGCTGGAGGGATGTGGGCCGTGTGTGCCCCGCCTGCACCCCTGGGGACCACGGCCTCTCCGAGGACAGCAGCGAGGAGCAGGAGGGGTACGCGGCCTGA